Genomic window (Roseivirga sp. 4D4):
AGACCCAAAAGATCTTCAAAGGAAAACGAAAGCGTTCGGTTCCCGAGGTTTCTCTCGGGATTAAATGATATTATTATATAACAGGCGCTTGTCTGGGCTGGCCATAATTTGCTTTAACATAAGATCGACCGTTATAGCACAAATGTGACGATAACTGATCTTATGTAAACCACGCTGTGGACGCAAATTACTGGGGTTGTGTTATATAATTTATATTATGTAAAATAGAGCCAATATAAAGAAAGGGAAGATCTCTCCTCCCTAATATCTTTAGACTATTCTCCTCCGTCTAGTTTCTCTAGCTTATCGAGAACTTCGTCTCTTTTAGCGTCCATGCCTAACTGATCATAGATCGTACTTAATGGTCTAAGTGCATATACATCATCAGCATCTGCCGCGATCAATTTCTCAAACATTGGAAGCGCTTCCTTAAATCTGTCCTGCGCTGCCTTCTTCTTAGCTTCGTAAGCCGCATCATCGTCTACACTCATGCTCGCTTCCTTCATCATCTCTACCCCTTGGTTAAAGATTACAGATCCAGCAACGTAAAAGGCGTCTAGATAATTCGGATCCATTTCCAAAGCTTTCTTCGCACTAACTTCAGCTTCAGTCAATTGCTCATTGTTCCACTGTAAGAAGCCCAAAGTGTAATAGGTTACTTTATCGGCATTGCCAGCTTCAACGATCTTATTTAGGTTGGCGATAGCTTCATCCATCTTCTCAGCCTTAATCAATACTTCCACCTCCCAGTTGCCATACAGCTCTTCATCAGGGAAAGTATCCTTTGCCGTTCTGATGTACCCAAGGGCATCGTCAAACTTTTCTCCATCAATATTACTTTGGATTAGCTTTTGAAAAGCATAGGATTTGTTTCCGTAAGCCTCTGTCGCTGCAACCACAATCTTGAAGTATTCTGCCGCTTTTTCTTCATTATCTGCATTATCAGCCGCATAACCGGTAAAGAATGCACGGTCAACACTTGGTGTAATTTGGTAAGCAAGATCTAGGTAAGGATATGCTTTGGCATAATCTTCATCTTCCAAGGCCACGTTAGCTACTCCTACTAACCAGTATTCTAATAGCCCTAACTGCTCTCCACCTACTGCCTCTTGATCATTTAGTGGATTGGTTAGCGCTTGCTCCAAAATGTCTTCTTTTGCTTTTGGATCAGCTAATTCTAATGCTTTGTTGAACCAGTTTAAGCTTTCCTTGGCTAATTCCAGATCCTCAAGTCCGCCATCAATGAATTTCTGAAGGCTGATTTTACCCAATAATGAATAAACATCTGAGTTACCGCTGGTTTCAGCATTTTCTGCCGCTTGTTTAGCCAAAGTTGTGGCTTCTTCGTATGAACCTTTCTTAAAGGCCTTTTGCGCACTTTTCATCACCTTCTTCTGAGCGAATACGCCCATTGCCAAAAGTGCTAATGCCGCTGTGAAAAATAGCTTTTTCATGAGTATGTAATTCTAGTTAAGTCTTATTTTATTCCTCTTTATTATTCTCATCTGAAGCTTCATCTGTTGACGCCTCAGTGGTAGTATTCTCGTCTTCTGAGGCCAGAACCTCTTCTTCTTCCCCCTCAATCAATTCAATTTTCTCTACAGATGAAATCTCATCTCCATCGTTTAATCGAATGACGCGAACGCCCTGTGTAGCTCGTCCCATGACCCTCAAACCACTCACAGAAATACGGATTGTGATCCCAGATTTGTTAATAATCATTAAGTCATCGGTATCGATTACCTCTTTAATTGCAACTAAGTTACCAGTTTTCTCGGTAATGTTAATGGTTTTCACACCCTTACCACCTCTTTTGGTAATTCGGTAATCATCTATTGGAGAGCGTTTGCCATATCCCTTTTCAGATACGACTAACAGGTTAGCATCTTCCCTAGCTACACATACCATGCCAACTACCCTATCGTCTTCTCCTTCGAGGGTCACTCCCCTCACTCCAGCCGCCGTACGGCCCATGGCTCGAGTTTGACTTTCGTGGAAGTGAACAACCTTACCAGAACGCTTACCAATGATGATGTGATTATCACCATTTGTGAGCTTTATTTCCAGTAATCGATCGCCTTCGTTGATGGTAATCGCATTGATTCCGTTCGTTCTAGGACGCGAATATGCTTCTAATGTGGTCTTCTTAATGGTACCTTTTTCAGTACACATTACCACATAGTTATTGTTGATATAATCTTCGTCCTTCAGGTCGGCCACATTGATCACTGCCCTGATTTTATCACCAGGCTCTATATTGATCAAGTTTTGAACCGGACGACCTTTGGAAGTTTTTCCGCCTTCTGGCAGTTCCCAAACTTTCTTCCAGTATACTTTACCAAACTCCGTAAAGATCAACAGGTAGTTGTGGGTCATACCCACAAATAGGTGCTCTGTAAAGTCATCGTCTTTGGAGCCTGCTCCTTTAGAACCTACGCCACCTCTGCCCTGTGTTCTATATTCTGATAACAAGGTTCTCTTCACGTATCCCTGATGAGAAATGGTAATTAACATCTCTTCATTAGGAATCATGTCTTCAGTGGTGAAGTCTTCCGCAGAGTGGATAATATCCGTTCTACGTTCGTCTCCATAGCGATCCTGGATCTCAAGTAATTCATCCTTGATGATGCCCATTCGAAGCTCTTCTTTCTCAAGAATCTCTTTCAACTTGGCGATCAACTCCATGATCTCATCGTATTCCTTCTGGATTTTCTCTCTTTCAAGACCTGTTAGCCTTTGCAGACGCATTTCCAGAATGGCCTTCGCCTGAATTTCGCTGAGCTTAAACTTCTCAATCAAGCCTGCCTTGGCAATCTCCGGATCTCTTGAACTTCTGATCAAATCAATGACCTCATCCAAGTTGTCCAGTGCAATCAAGTAACCCTCTAGAATATGGGCTCTCTTCTCAGCTTCTTTTAATTCGTACTCAGTACGTCTGATGACTACCTCATGTCTATGGTCTACATAGTGTCTGATTAAGTCTTTGAGGTTCAGTGTATAAGGACGTCCTTTTACAAGTGCTACATTATTAACACTGAAGGATGATTGTAGCTGCGTATACTTGAACAAATTGTTCAAAACAACATTGCCAATGGCGTCCTTTTTCAGCTCATAAACAATGCGCATTCCATTCCTATCAGACTCGTCTCTGATATCGGAAATGCCTTCGATTCTCTTTTCATTGACTAAGCCCGCAGTCTTTTCAATCATGCTGGCTTTATTGACCTGATATGGTATTTCGGTCACAATGATCTGCTCACGGCCGGTTTTAGTAGTTTCTATGTCCGCTTTGGCGCGGAGTACTACTCTACCTCTACCCGTTTCTAAAGCCGACTTGACACCGGTGTAGCCATAAATGGTACCTCCAGTCGGGAAATCAGGTGCAGTCACATGCTGCATCAATTCAGTTACATCTATGTCGTTGTTATCAATATAGGCTACCACACCATTGACTACCTCTGTAAGGTTATGTGGAGCCATATTGGTGGCCATACCTACAGCAATACCTGAACTACCATTGAGGAGTAAGTTTGGCAACTTACCCGGTAGTACGGTTGGTTCTTTTAAAGAATCATCAAAGTTGAACTGAAAGTCAACCGTGTCCTTATTGATATCTGTTAATAATTCTTCTGCAATTCTACGCAGACGTGCCTCTGTATAACGCATCGCTGCAGGCGAGTCACCATCAACGGATCCAAAGTTTCCCTGACCGTCAACCAGTGGGTAGCGTAATGACCATTCCTGAGCCATTCTCACCATGGTATCGTACACGGATGAGTCACCATGTGGGTGATACTTACCGAGTACCTCTCCTACTATTCTTGCTGATTTTTTATAAGACTTGTTCCAGTTAACACCCAGGTCTAACATACCGTACAAAACCCTTCTGTGAACGGGTTTTAGGCCATCTCTTACGTCTGGTAGTGCTCTTGAAATGATCACCGACATGGAATAGTCGATGTACGCACCCCGCATCTCATCTTCTATGTTAATCGGGATGATTGTTTCCTTATCTCCTTCTGCCATAAACTACTTAAAAAAGTATGGTTTAATTAAGGCA
Coding sequences:
- a CDS encoding tetratricopeptide repeat protein translates to MKKLFFTAALALLAMGVFAQKKVMKSAQKAFKKGSYEEATTLAKQAAENAETSGNSDVYSLLGKISLQKFIDGGLEDLELAKESLNWFNKALELADPKAKEDILEQALTNPLNDQEAVGGEQLGLLEYWLVGVANVALEDEDYAKAYPYLDLAYQITPSVDRAFFTGYAADNADNEEKAAEYFKIVVAATEAYGNKSYAFQKLIQSNIDGEKFDDALGYIRTAKDTFPDEELYGNWEVEVLIKAEKMDEAIANLNKIVEAGNADKVTYYTLGFLQWNNEQLTEAEVSAKKALEMDPNYLDAFYVAGSVIFNQGVEMMKEASMSVDDDAAYEAKKKAAQDRFKEALPMFEKLIAADADDVYALRPLSTIYDQLGMDAKRDEVLDKLEKLDGGE
- the gyrA gene encoding DNA gyrase subunit A; this encodes MAEGDKETIIPINIEDEMRGAYIDYSMSVIISRALPDVRDGLKPVHRRVLYGMLDLGVNWNKSYKKSARIVGEVLGKYHPHGDSSVYDTMVRMAQEWSLRYPLVDGQGNFGSVDGDSPAAMRYTEARLRRIAEELLTDINKDTVDFQFNFDDSLKEPTVLPGKLPNLLLNGSSGIAVGMATNMAPHNLTEVVNGVVAYIDNNDIDVTELMQHVTAPDFPTGGTIYGYTGVKSALETGRGRVVLRAKADIETTKTGREQIIVTEIPYQVNKASMIEKTAGLVNEKRIEGISDIRDESDRNGMRIVYELKKDAIGNVVLNNLFKYTQLQSSFSVNNVALVKGRPYTLNLKDLIRHYVDHRHEVVIRRTEYELKEAEKRAHILEGYLIALDNLDEVIDLIRSSRDPEIAKAGLIEKFKLSEIQAKAILEMRLQRLTGLEREKIQKEYDEIMELIAKLKEILEKEELRMGIIKDELLEIQDRYGDERRTDIIHSAEDFTTEDMIPNEEMLITISHQGYVKRTLLSEYRTQGRGGVGSKGAGSKDDDFTEHLFVGMTHNYLLIFTEFGKVYWKKVWELPEGGKTSKGRPVQNLINIEPGDKIRAVINVADLKDEDYINNNYVVMCTEKGTIKKTTLEAYSRPRTNGINAITINEGDRLLEIKLTNGDNHIIIGKRSGKVVHFHESQTRAMGRTAAGVRGVTLEGEDDRVVGMVCVAREDANLLVVSEKGYGKRSPIDDYRITKRGGKGVKTINITEKTGNLVAIKEVIDTDDLMIINKSGITIRISVSGLRVMGRATQGVRVIRLNDGDEISSVEKIELIEGEEEEVLASEDENTTTEASTDEASDENNKEE